In Fimbriiglobus ruber, a genomic segment contains:
- a CDS encoding phytanoyl-CoA dioxygenase family protein has product MFTVEDFLRAIEVNGYAIEPNAVPLDAIDRLRSAVEPLLAELTRVQGGVRDVLARVPAVREWAASSGARRWAEAILGPDCVAVNALLFDKADGRNWKVPYHQDVTVRFRRRIDLPGFGPWWEKAGVPHVWPPAAVVERVVALRVHLDDCGPENGPLRVLPGSHRTGVLSDEAIDAWKSRVPEVACHARAGDVLVMRPLLLHASSAAALPDRRRVIHVEYAALDLPGGLEWYEAVKADRQPG; this is encoded by the coding sequence GTGTTTACTGTGGAAGACTTCCTGCGGGCGATCGAAGTCAACGGTTACGCCATCGAGCCGAACGCGGTTCCGCTGGACGCCATCGACCGTCTGCGGTCCGCGGTCGAGCCGTTACTGGCGGAGTTGACCCGCGTGCAAGGCGGCGTCCGCGACGTGCTGGCGCGAGTACCGGCGGTCAGGGAATGGGCTGCGTCTTCGGGTGCCCGCCGGTGGGCGGAAGCGATCCTCGGCCCCGATTGTGTGGCAGTCAACGCGCTGCTGTTCGACAAGGCCGACGGGCGGAACTGGAAGGTTCCTTACCACCAGGACGTCACCGTCCGGTTTCGCCGCCGGATCGACCTGCCGGGGTTCGGCCCGTGGTGGGAAAAGGCGGGCGTTCCACACGTCTGGCCGCCCGCAGCCGTCGTCGAGCGGGTGGTGGCTTTGCGCGTTCACCTGGACGATTGTGGCCCGGAGAACGGGCCACTCCGGGTCTTGCCGGGCTCCCACCGAACGGGCGTTCTCTCGGACGAAGCCATCGACGCCTGGAAATCGCGGGTGCCCGAAGTCGCGTGTCACGCCCGCGCCGGCGACGTGCTGGTCATGCGGCCCCTTCTCCTTCACGCATCGTCCGCTGCCGCCCTACCGGACCGTCGCCGGGTGATTCACGTCGAATATGCCGCCCTTGACCTGCCGGGAGGGTTGGAGTGGTACGAAGCCGTGAAAGCCGATCGCCAGCCAGGTTGA
- a CDS encoding DUF1559 domain-containing protein, whose amino-acid sequence MKLSLRSIRSQASVRPGFTLIELLVVIAIIAILIGLLLPAVQKVREAASRARCQNNLKQIGVAEHNFNSAIGGFTMMPYNPSFTWLTNKPYSQAHGWCVELLPYIEQQNLYNQYSLNVAWNSGTNATLVQTPINTYVCPSTATDANRPTTGNLGNGNGALDYVGFFNLDSSAWNQANVANYSAATQDGNTGSGFMGRGVNRRVEDITDGTSNTLLLAEDAGRNATWIMGKNAGQGADSTASPAGAWGNFSVGASFDYLHFWNPSTMLYGGPVAVNGDNAGDIYSFHTGGANILLGDGSVRFLSQSVDVNTVAALFTRSGGEVVSINQ is encoded by the coding sequence ATGAAGCTTTCGCTCCGTTCGATTCGCTCACAGGCGTCCGTTCGCCCGGGGTTTACGTTGATCGAGTTGCTGGTGGTGATCGCCATCATTGCCATCCTGATCGGATTGCTGCTCCCGGCGGTTCAAAAGGTCCGCGAAGCTGCGTCACGTGCCCGGTGTCAGAACAATCTGAAGCAGATCGGCGTTGCCGAACACAACTTCAACTCCGCGATCGGCGGGTTCACGATGATGCCGTACAATCCGAGTTTTACGTGGCTGACGAACAAACCTTACTCGCAAGCGCACGGATGGTGCGTGGAACTTTTGCCGTACATCGAACAGCAAAACCTCTACAACCAGTACAGCCTTAACGTGGCGTGGAACAGCGGCACCAACGCCACCCTCGTGCAGACGCCGATTAACACCTACGTCTGCCCCTCCACGGCGACAGACGCCAACCGGCCCACCACCGGCAACCTGGGGAACGGCAACGGCGCTTTGGACTACGTTGGGTTCTTCAACCTCGATTCCAGCGCGTGGAATCAAGCCAATGTGGCCAACTATTCCGCCGCCACTCAAGACGGAAACACCGGCAGCGGCTTCATGGGTCGGGGCGTCAACCGCCGCGTGGAAGACATCACCGACGGCACCTCGAACACCCTGCTGCTCGCCGAAGACGCCGGGCGCAACGCCACGTGGATTATGGGGAAGAACGCCGGTCAAGGGGCCGACAGCACCGCATCGCCCGCCGGTGCGTGGGGGAACTTCAGTGTGGGGGCGAGTTTCGATTACCTCCACTTCTGGAATCCTTCCACCATGCTTTACGGCGGTCCGGTGGCGGTGAACGGCGACAACGCCGGAGACATTTACTCCTTCCACACCGGTGGCGCGAACATCCTGTTGGGCGATGGGTCGGTGCGGTTCCTCTCCCAGTCCGTGGACGTCAACACCGTTGCGGCCCTCTTCACGCGAAGCGGTGGGGAAGTCGTATCGATCAACCAGTGA